From the genome of Geminocystis herdmanii PCC 6308, one region includes:
- a CDS encoding DUF3084 domain-containing protein: MTSAYILVIAVLILGGLIAALGDRIGTKVGKARLRLFQLRPKQTAIVITIGTGILISASTLLILFSLSSSLRQGIFELDEILQKRREITQQLETVEKEKEKVEKELIEAQTRQNSARELLTKTGKELTKTQAQLKNISSQSEQLKKEVLKIIAEKSLLLEEKENIEKQREKLEISIAQRDQELKDNQLQIEEQRDILEQQKQTLTQQKLSLEELKKRQNQLQLEIKSRDEQIANLDKNILAKDQILKNKETELLSLEKELAFYRREVEILEQYYQTYQDLRERPIAVVKGQVLTVTLVKTDKNTDLEELIDGILNEANRGVMLILGYGNQSPHQRFVQITKGQVEQMKQQLSQNGEYLIRILSASNYVQGEESVRIFADVTPNQQVYAKNETIASISIEPKDFQSTELQQKLDFLISVTQFRARREGILGKIIIGDGKIVSLINFIQKLELSDQSITEIIAIAANDTNTSGPLQVNLVVISNGEEILRL; encoded by the coding sequence ATGACAAGTGCCTATATTCTGGTAATAGCAGTTTTGATCTTAGGAGGTTTAATTGCGGCATTGGGCGATCGCATTGGAACGAAAGTTGGCAAAGCAAGATTAAGATTATTTCAATTACGCCCCAAACAAACTGCAATAGTGATTACGATCGGTACAGGAATACTAATTTCTGCATCTACTTTGTTGATCTTATTTAGTTTAAGTAGTTCGTTACGACAAGGGATTTTTGAGTTAGATGAAATCTTACAAAAAAGGCGAGAAATTACTCAGCAATTAGAAACTGTCGAAAAAGAAAAAGAAAAAGTTGAAAAAGAATTAATTGAGGCTCAAACTAGACAAAATTCTGCAAGGGAATTATTAACTAAAACGGGCAAAGAATTAACTAAAACTCAAGCTCAATTAAAAAATATTTCTAGTCAGAGTGAACAATTAAAAAAAGAAGTATTAAAAATTATTGCCGAAAAATCATTACTGTTAGAGGAAAAAGAAAATATTGAAAAACAAAGAGAAAAGTTAGAAATTTCCATCGCTCAAAGGGATCAAGAGTTAAAAGATAATCAACTGCAAATAGAAGAACAAAGGGATATTTTAGAACAACAAAAGCAAACTTTAACACAGCAAAAATTAAGTTTAGAAGAACTAAAAAAGCGACAAAATCAATTACAATTAGAGATAAAATCTAGGGATGAACAAATTGCTAATTTAGATAAAAATATTTTGGCAAAAGATCAAATTTTAAAAAATAAAGAGACAGAATTATTATCTTTAGAAAAAGAATTAGCATTTTATCGCCGAGAAGTAGAGATTTTAGAACAATATTACCAAACTTATCAGGATTTGAGGGAAAGACCGATCGCTGTAGTCAAAGGGCAAGTTTTGACGGTAACTCTAGTGAAAACCGATAAAAATACTGATTTAGAAGAATTAATCGATGGTATTTTAAATGAGGCGAATCGTGGTGTCATGTTAATTTTAGGCTATGGTAATCAATCTCCTCATCAAAGATTTGTACAAATTACGAAGGGGCAAGTCGAACAAATGAAGCAACAATTATCTCAGAATGGAGAGTATTTAATCAGAATTTTGTCTGCTAGTAATTATGTGCAAGGAGAAGAAAGTGTGAGGATTTTTGCAGATGTTACTCCTAATCAGCAAGTTTACGCTAAAAATGAGACTATTGCGTCTATTTCGATCGAACCTAAAGATTTTCAAAGTACCGAATTACAACAGAAACTAGATTTTTTAATTTCTGTGACTCAATTTCGGGCAAGGAGAGAAGGGATATTAGGTAAAATTATCATCGGTGATGGTAAGATTGTCTCCTTAATCAACTTTATTCAAAAGTTAGAGTTATCAGATCAAAGCATTACTGAAATTATTGCTATCGCCGCTAATGATACTAACACATCAGGCCCTTTACAAGTCAACTTAGTAGTTATTTCCAACGGGGAAGAAATCCTTAGACTTTAA
- a CDS encoding NAD(P)/FAD-dependent oxidoreductase: MSKIIVIGSGIVGSTIAYELSHNPHLDITLIDEKNPGTGATGAALGILMGIISHKTKGKAWRLREASIKRYDTLIPELETLTGLQIPYNKQGIVKLLFADDDLSKWEKLAQVRSNQGYDLFVWSCDELKNRCPEVNVDGLLGAVYSPCDRQINPTFLTKALVKGASLKGVHCIFGEKVISLTTVDEGNNRYCREVKLETRSIDADWVILATGLGTSPLIESLGSNIMVAPVLGQALLLKHSSWQIKDNFSPVITGNDIHIVPMANDELWLGATVEFPDNVGETIPNEELLKNLQQKAIEFCPSLADAPIMLSWTGKRPRPEGKSAPIIEKLDNYDNIILATGHYRNGILLAPATALSILELLTTT, from the coding sequence ATGAGTAAAATTATTGTTATTGGTAGTGGTATTGTTGGAAGTACGATCGCCTATGAATTAAGTCATAATCCCCATTTAGATATTACCTTAATTGATGAAAAAAATCCGGGTACTGGGGCAACGGGAGCGGCATTAGGTATTTTAATGGGTATTATTAGTCACAAAACTAAGGGGAAAGCATGGCGACTCAGAGAAGCGAGTATTAAAAGATATGATACCCTTATCCCTGAGTTAGAAACTTTGACGGGGTTACAGATTCCCTATAATAAACAAGGAATTGTTAAGTTACTTTTTGCTGATGATGATTTAAGCAAGTGGGAAAAATTAGCTCAAGTTCGATCGAATCAAGGGTATGATCTTTTTGTCTGGAGTTGTGATGAGTTAAAAAATCGTTGTCCTGAAGTTAATGTAGATGGTTTGTTAGGTGCTGTATATTCACCGTGCGATCGACAAATAAATCCCACTTTTCTGACAAAGGCTTTAGTCAAAGGAGCGTCCTTAAAGGGGGTACACTGTATTTTTGGGGAAAAAGTGATCAGCTTAACAACAGTGGATGAAGGAAATAATCGATATTGTCGTGAAGTTAAGTTAGAAACTCGATCGATCGACGCAGATTGGGTTATCTTAGCTACAGGATTAGGCACTTCACCTCTCATCGAATCTTTAGGTTCTAATATAATGGTTGCACCAGTATTAGGACAAGCATTATTGCTTAAACATTCCTCATGGCAAATCAAAGATAACTTTTCCCCTGTCATTACTGGGAATGATATTCATATTGTACCGATGGCAAATGATGAATTATGGTTAGGTGCTACTGTTGAATTTCCTGATAATGTAGGGGAAACTATACCCAACGAAGAATTATTAAAGAATTTACAACAAAAAGCCATCGAATTTTGTCCCAGTTTAGCCGATGCTCCTATAATGTTATCATGGACAGGCAAAAGACCAAGACCCGAAGGCAAATCTGCACCCATCATCGAAAAACTAGACAACTACGATAATATTATCCTTGCTACGGGTCATTATCGCAACGGCATTTTATTAGCACCAGCCACCGCCTTATCGATTCTTGAATTACTAACAACTACTTAA
- the fabD gene encoding ACP S-malonyltransferase, with product MTKTAWVFPGQGSQAQGMGVELQNSSIALEKFKQAEEILGWSVLEICQGDEEILSRTLYTQPCLYTIETILVDLLREQGKSPDVVAGHSLGEYVAVYTAGVYDFATGLKLVQKRGELMDKAEGGKMVALMKFDRDILNSIVSQTENVVIANDNNEGQVVISGEPNAVDAVVSQVKAKLTVPLKVSGAFHSPLMATAAAEFSQVLDTVNFSDATIPILSNIDPIPSTDAEIIKQRLVQQMTGGVRWREIMLQLPLENVTQVVEVGPGKVLTGLIKRTLKGVNLLNVETISTDAK from the coding sequence ATGACTAAAACAGCGTGGGTATTTCCCGGACAAGGTTCACAGGCACAAGGTATGGGAGTTGAATTACAAAATAGTTCGATCGCCCTAGAAAAATTTAAACAAGCAGAGGAAATATTAGGTTGGTCTGTGTTAGAAATATGTCAGGGTGATGAAGAAATATTGTCTCGAACTCTTTACACTCAGCCTTGTCTTTATACCATTGAAACTATTTTAGTCGATTTATTGCGAGAACAGGGAAAAAGCCCCGATGTGGTTGCTGGGCATAGCTTAGGGGAATATGTAGCTGTTTACACTGCAGGAGTTTATGATTTTGCCACAGGTTTAAAGTTAGTGCAAAAACGAGGAGAGTTGATGGATAAAGCCGAAGGCGGTAAAATGGTGGCTCTCATGAAGTTTGATCGTGATATTTTAAATTCGATCGTCTCTCAAACAGAAAATGTCGTCATTGCCAATGATAATAACGAAGGACAAGTTGTAATTTCTGGAGAGCCTAATGCCGTTGATGCGGTAGTTAGTCAAGTAAAAGCTAAATTAACAGTACCACTAAAAGTATCGGGAGCGTTTCATTCTCCCTTAATGGCAACCGCCGCCGCCGAATTTTCCCAAGTGTTAGACACCGTTAATTTTAGTGATGCGACTATACCCATTTTAAGCAACATTGACCCCATTCCTAGCACCGATGCAGAAATCATTAAACAAAGATTAGTGCAACAAATGACAGGAGGAGTGCGTTGGCGCGAGATTATGTTGCAATTACCCCTAGAAAATGTAACTCAAGTGGTAGAAGTAGGACCTGGTAAAGTGCTTACAGGATTAATCAAACGCACTCTTAAAGGGGTTAATTTACTTAACGTTGAAACTATAAGTACTGATGCAAAATAA
- the thyD gene encoding thylakoid membrane protein ThyD — protein MKIAIAGATGFVGTKLVEKLASDNQIIILTRNIEKARATFSPKILPNLEFVNYNPKELGDWQQKIDGCDAVVNLAGAPIAERWNDSYKQEILDSRQLGTKTIVSSIEQSSQKPKVLINASAIGFYGTSEEQTYTEISPSGKDFLAEVCQAWEAEAEKVKNSGVRLVIFRLGIVLGNGGALAKMIPPFKIFAGGPIGEGKQWFSWIHREDVVEMIIQALNDSNLNGTFNATAPYPVTMNELCQTLGDVLKRPSWLPVPSFALELLLGDGAKVVLEGQKVLPQKTMDVMNYSFRFPQLKSALQHIITNEF, from the coding sequence ATGAAAATTGCGATCGCAGGTGCGACAGGTTTTGTTGGCACAAAATTAGTGGAAAAATTGGCTTCTGATAACCAAATAATTATTTTAACTCGTAATATAGAGAAAGCTCGAGCTACATTCTCTCCGAAAATATTACCTAACTTGGAATTTGTTAACTATAATCCCAAAGAGTTGGGAGATTGGCAACAGAAAATTGATGGTTGTGACGCTGTTGTCAACTTAGCTGGTGCGCCCATTGCTGAAAGGTGGAATGATAGTTATAAACAAGAAATTCTTGATAGTCGCCAGTTAGGCACTAAAACTATTGTAAGCTCGATCGAGCAATCAAGTCAAAAACCAAAAGTATTAATTAACGCCTCCGCCATCGGTTTTTATGGTACAAGTGAAGAACAAACTTATACAGAAATTAGTCCATCAGGTAAGGATTTTCTCGCTGAAGTTTGTCAGGCATGGGAAGCAGAAGCCGAAAAAGTCAAAAATAGTGGCGTGAGATTAGTAATTTTTCGCTTAGGCATAGTATTAGGCAATGGTGGCGCTTTAGCTAAAATGATACCACCTTTTAAGATTTTTGCGGGAGGACCCATCGGGGAAGGGAAACAATGGTTTTCATGGATACATCGAGAAGATGTGGTAGAAATGATCATCCAAGCCCTCAATGATAGTAACCTGAATGGTACTTTCAACGCCACTGCTCCTTATCCTGTCACTATGAATGAGTTATGTCAAACGTTAGGAGATGTGCTAAAGCGCCCCTCATGGCTTCCTGTACCTAGTTTTGCTTTAGAGTTACTCTTAGGTGATGGAGCAAAAGTAGTTTTAGAAGGTCAAAAAGTATTACCTCAAAAAACGATGGATGTTATGAATTATAGTTTTCGTTTTCCCCAACTAAAATCAGCTTTACAACATATCATCACCAACGAATTTTAA
- a CDS encoding DUF3593 domain-containing protein: MESFTLSFFSKETLFAVSLFPYLGFLWFLTKSKKTPKLALMGFYLLLLFVAITIPAGIYAETHFHTSLANVDWLHGGAEFFLTLSNIFVVLGFRQAVMEKEKTL; the protein is encoded by the coding sequence ATGGAATCTTTTACCCTCAGTTTTTTCAGCAAAGAAACTTTATTTGCGGTTTCCCTATTTCCCTATCTAGGGTTTTTATGGTTTCTCACCAAGTCAAAGAAAACTCCAAAACTTGCGTTAATGGGTTTTTATCTGTTATTGCTATTTGTGGCGATTACCATTCCTGCAGGAATTTATGCAGAAACTCATTTTCATACTTCCTTAGCCAACGTAGATTGGTTACATGGTGGTGCGGAATTTTTCCTTACTTTATCAAATATTTTTGTGGTGTTAGGATTTCGTCAAGCAGTAATGGAAAAAGAAAAAACTCTTTAA
- a CDS encoding peroxiredoxin, which yields MINSKLSILLTVIICLFIGFVNPVLALGGVQPPLNQPAPQFTLSSNTGDGEISLTDYQGKWVVLYFYPQDFTPGCTLEAQRFQKDLMQYHDINTEIIGVSVDDVNSHQEFCDEEGLKFPLLADTDGKVSKAYGSWLSGRSIRHTYIINPEGILVAQFLGVRPAIHSQEVLSKLQELQS from the coding sequence ATGATTAATTCTAAATTATCTATTCTATTAACTGTCATTATTTGTTTATTCATCGGTTTCGTTAATCCTGTTTTGGCTTTAGGGGGAGTGCAACCTCCTTTAAATCAACCTGCACCACAATTCACTTTATCCAGCAATACGGGAGATGGAGAAATTTCTTTAACCGATTATCAAGGTAAATGGGTAGTTTTATATTTTTATCCCCAAGATTTTACCCCCGGATGTACCCTTGAAGCTCAAAGATTTCAAAAAGATTTGATGCAATATCACGACATCAATACGGAAATTATTGGGGTAAGTGTGGATGATGTTAACTCTCATCAAGAATTTTGCGATGAGGAGGGTTTAAAATTTCCTCTGTTAGCGGATACTGATGGTAAGGTTAGTAAGGCTTATGGTTCATGGTTAAGTGGTCGATCGATCCGTCATACTTATATTATCAATCCTGAGGGCATTTTAGTTGCTCAATTTTTGGGAGTGCGCCCTGCTATTCATTCTCAGGAGGTATTGTCTAAGTTACAAGAATTACAGAGTTAA
- the ndk gene encoding nucleoside-diphosphate kinase, producing the protein MERTFLMVKPDGVQRNLVGEVIKRLENKGFTLVGLKLMSVSRELAEKHYDVHKERPFFSGLVDFIVSSPVVAMVWQGEGVVASARKIIGATDPLAAEPGTIRGDYGVNIGRNLIHGSDAIETAQREIALWFKEDELVSWENAMHPWLFE; encoded by the coding sequence ATGGAACGCACTTTTTTAATGGTAAAACCCGATGGTGTACAGCGTAATCTCGTGGGAGAAGTCATCAAACGCTTAGAAAATAAAGGTTTTACCCTAGTAGGTTTAAAATTAATGAGTGTTTCTCGTGAATTGGCTGAAAAACACTATGACGTACATAAAGAAAGACCTTTTTTCAGTGGTTTAGTGGATTTTATTGTTTCTTCTCCTGTGGTGGCTATGGTATGGCAGGGTGAAGGTGTGGTGGCTTCTGCTCGTAAAATCATTGGTGCTACTGATCCTTTAGCTGCAGAACCGGGTACGATTAGGGGTGATTATGGTGTTAATATTGGACGTAATCTTATTCATGGTTCAGATGCGATCGAAACTGCCCAAAGAGAGATAGCATTATGGTTTAAGGAAGATGAGCTGGTTTCTTGGGAAAACGCCATGCACCCTTGGTTATTTGAGTAA
- a CDS encoding RNA-guided endonuclease InsQ/TnpB family protein, translating to MILNYQYRCYPEVPQKSQLNNWLRVSQYWYNWQLGDRFRWWQENRSNYVIPSGDCCYISCSLPPLELKEKPSFYSQKKLLPEKKKDLIIVKHSGELLDLSTVPSQTLQDVSKRVDQTFERYIKGDCNGKRSGKPRFKSRYRTLKVEAQAIQIKRVEKDWLYLSCSKLNGWLKIRLHRGLPQGFSLKNILISKKADGWYCTLCLDAPTVPIFTPDKIVPTWDNSMGIDAVLSGDDYLATSEGQKLPSLKSFRKHQKELAKISRLKNHQKKGSKGRKKLALKEGKKHQQIARARKDHGYKTAHNLIRTDKKVFFVENLNLKGLSKRNKVKKDIEGKYLPNGQSAKSGLNKSWLDAAFGNFYEILSYIAEKAGAVVIKVNPAYTSQVLSYRDEIVFTDCSIREYYDLIEDIRVDRDINSSINIKRVGLDLFLTINRRSGKITKSKTGSTTKQVLAVLKRY from the coding sequence ATGATCCTTAATTATCAGTACCGATGCTATCCTGAAGTGCCTCAAAAAAGCCAGTTAAATAACTGGTTACGGGTGTCACAGTATTGGTATAATTGGCAATTAGGAGATCGTTTTCGTTGGTGGCAGGAAAATCGTAGTAACTATGTCATTCCAAGTGGCGACTGCTGTTATATCTCATGTAGTCTCCCACCATTGGAGTTAAAAGAAAAACCAAGTTTTTACTCACAGAAAAAGTTATTACCTGAGAAGAAAAAAGACTTAATTATAGTAAAACATTCAGGGGAATTACTTGATTTATCTACTGTACCTTCTCAGACTTTACAAGACGTATCAAAAAGGGTGGATCAAACTTTTGAAAGGTATATTAAAGGTGATTGTAATGGGAAAAGAAGCGGTAAACCACGTTTTAAAAGTCGTTATCGAACTTTAAAGGTAGAAGCTCAAGCCATTCAGATTAAAAGGGTTGAGAAAGATTGGCTTTATTTGTCTTGCTCAAAACTTAACGGATGGCTAAAAATTAGGCTACATCGTGGTTTACCTCAAGGTTTTTCTCTTAAAAATATCCTTATTTCTAAAAAGGCTGATGGTTGGTATTGTACTTTGTGTTTAGATGCTCCTACTGTACCTATTTTTACACCTGATAAAATTGTGCCAACTTGGGATAATTCAATGGGAATAGATGCAGTATTATCAGGCGATGATTATCTTGCTACTTCTGAAGGACAAAAACTACCTTCTCTCAAGTCTTTTCGTAAACATCAAAAAGAATTAGCAAAGATTTCTCGCCTGAAAAACCATCAGAAAAAAGGTAGTAAAGGGAGAAAAAAACTTGCCTTAAAAGAAGGTAAAAAACATCAACAAATAGCCAGAGCGAGAAAGGATCATGGTTACAAAACAGCCCATAATTTAATTCGTACGGATAAAAAAGTCTTCTTTGTCGAAAACTTGAATCTTAAAGGATTATCAAAACGAAATAAAGTCAAAAAAGATATTGAAGGTAAATACTTACCCAATGGGCAATCTGCTAAGTCAGGGTTAAATAAATCTTGGCTAGATGCGGCTTTTGGGAATTTTTATGAAATACTGTCGTACATAGCCGAAAAAGCTGGTGCAGTGGTAATAAAAGTCAATCCTGCTTATACATCACAAGTCCTTTCTTATCGTGATGAAATAGTATTTACTGATTGTTCTATACGAGAATATTACGATCTTATTGAAGATATAAGGGTTGATCGTGACATTAATTCAAGTATAAATATAAAAAGAGTCGGGCTGGATCTGTTCCTGACTATAAATCGGCGTAGTGGGAAAATAACCAAGTCCAAGACTGGTAGTACCACAAAGCAAGTTCTAGCAGTCCTTAAAAGATACTAG
- the tnpA gene encoding IS200/IS605 family transposase has translation MKNDFYSRGRSVSDLKAHLVLTTKYRRNVFTAEMLTRLHEITEGLLEQWECRLVEINGEEDHVHILFQYHPAMELSKFVNNFKSVSSRKLRQEFPEQIKKFYGQEVFWNSSYFIASCGGVTITTLRKYIENQSRPDSLNPDGDSSHAET, from the coding sequence ATGAAAAATGATTTTTATAGTCGAGGTAGATCCGTGAGTGACTTAAAAGCTCACCTAGTCTTAACTACCAAATATAGAAGAAACGTATTTACAGCAGAAATGCTCACTCGTCTCCATGAAATCACTGAAGGCTTATTAGAACAGTGGGAATGTAGGTTGGTAGAGATAAACGGAGAAGAAGATCATGTCCATATTCTTTTCCAATACCATCCTGCTATGGAATTAAGTAAATTTGTCAATAATTTTAAAAGTGTATCGAGTAGAAAATTAAGACAAGAATTTCCTGAACAAATCAAAAAGTTTTATGGTCAAGAAGTCTTTTGGAATAGTTCATATTTTATCGCCTCTTGTGGGGGAGTAACTATAACAACACTTCGTAAATATATCGAAAACCAGAGTCGTCCTGACTCATTAAACCCTGACGGTGACTCATCCCACGCCGAAACATAG
- a CDS encoding DNA-directed RNA polymerase subunit gamma, which produces MNHQQERQFDYVKIGIASPDRIREWGQRTLPNGIVVGEVTTPETINYRTQKPEMDGLFCEKIFGPSKDWECWCGKYKRVRHRGIVCERCGVEVTESRVRRHRMGYIKLAAPVTHVWYLKGIPSYLSILLDMPLRDVEQVVYFNSHVVLDPGNATNLSYRQLLSEDQWIEIEEQIYAEDSQLEGIEVGIGAEAVERLLQEIQLEEEAEKLREEIVKSKGQKRAKLIKRLRLIDNFIATGSKPEWMVLSVIPVIPPDLRPMVQLDGGRFATSDLNDLYRRVINRNNRLNRLQEILAPEIIIRNEKRMLQEAVDALIDNGRRGRTVVGGNSRPLKSLSDIIEGKQGRFRQNLLGKRVDYSGRSVIVVGPNLEIYQCGLPREMAIELFQPFVINRLIRLGIVNNIKAAKKLIQKADPSIWKVLEEVIAGHPVLLNRAPTLHRLGIQAFEPVLVEGRAIQLHPLVCPPFNADFDGDQMAVHVPLSIEAQSEARLLMMACHNILSPATGKPIIAPSQDMVLGCYYLTAENPAAVKGKDTYYANLDDALRAYEQGLVDLHAYIWVRFEGEVDGGKGSNELIKEETLSDGSVWKYYQGHKVRETADGEQIAQYVHTTPGRIIYNKTIIDALDFDLV; this is translated from the coding sequence ATGAATCATCAACAAGAGAGACAGTTCGACTACGTTAAAATTGGCATTGCTTCCCCCGATCGTATTCGAGAATGGGGACAAAGAACACTACCTAACGGTATTGTGGTAGGAGAAGTAACCACTCCAGAAACCATTAACTATCGTACCCAAAAACCAGAAATGGACGGGTTATTTTGTGAGAAAATTTTTGGTCCTTCCAAAGATTGGGAGTGTTGGTGTGGAAAATATAAAAGAGTGCGTCACAGAGGTATCGTCTGTGAGCGTTGTGGTGTCGAAGTAACCGAGTCGAGAGTTCGTCGTCATCGTATGGGTTATATTAAACTAGCCGCTCCTGTCACCCATGTATGGTATTTAAAAGGTATTCCCAGCTACCTGAGTATCTTGTTAGATATGCCTTTGCGGGATGTAGAGCAAGTGGTATATTTCAACTCTCATGTAGTTCTTGATCCGGGTAATGCGACAAACTTGAGCTATCGTCAATTACTATCGGAAGATCAGTGGATTGAAATTGAAGAACAAATTTATGCCGAAGATTCTCAGTTAGAAGGCATTGAAGTCGGTATTGGTGCAGAAGCGGTTGAACGTCTTTTACAAGAAATACAACTAGAAGAAGAAGCGGAAAAATTAAGAGAAGAAATTGTTAAGAGTAAAGGGCAAAAAAGAGCGAAATTAATTAAAAGATTACGCTTAATTGATAATTTTATCGCAACAGGTTCTAAACCAGAATGGATGGTTTTAAGTGTTATTCCAGTGATTCCTCCTGATTTGCGCCCGATGGTACAGTTAGATGGTGGACGTTTTGCTACTTCTGACTTGAATGATTTATATCGTCGTGTTATTAACAGAAATAATCGTTTAAATCGTTTACAGGAAATTCTTGCTCCTGAAATTATTATCCGTAACGAAAAACGGATGTTACAAGAAGCCGTGGACGCTTTAATTGATAACGGCAGACGAGGAAGAACGGTTGTTGGTGGTAATAGTCGCCCCCTCAAATCTCTTTCTGATATTATCGAAGGTAAACAAGGACGTTTCCGTCAAAACTTACTCGGTAAACGGGTTGACTACTCTGGACGTTCGGTAATTGTAGTCGGTCCTAATTTGGAGATATACCAATGTGGTTTACCCCGTGAAATGGCGATCGAGCTTTTCCAACCCTTTGTGATTAACCGTTTAATCCGTTTAGGTATTGTGAATAATATCAAGGCGGCGAAAAAACTGATTCAAAAAGCTGATCCAAGTATTTGGAAAGTATTAGAAGAAGTTATCGCAGGACACCCCGTATTGTTAAACCGTGCGCCCACCTTACACCGTCTCGGTATTCAGGCTTTTGAACCTGTGTTAGTAGAAGGTAGAGCAATTCAGTTACATCCTTTAGTTTGTCCTCCTTTCAACGCTGACTTTGACGGAGATCAAATGGCGGTACACGTTCCTCTTTCGATCGAAGCACAATCGGAAGCTAGATTATTAATGATGGCTTGTCATAATATTTTATCTCCTGCTACAGGAAAACCCATTATTGCACCATCTCAAGACATGGTTTTAGGTTGTTATTACCTAACCGCCGAAAATCCTGCCGCTGTCAAAGGTAAGGATACTTATTACGCCAATCTGGATGATGCTTTACGCGCCTATGAACAAGGTTTAGTGGATTTACACGCCTATATCTGGGTACGTTTTGAAGGAGAAGTAGATGGAGGAAAGGGTAGTAATGAACTCATTAAAGAAGAAACTTTAAGCGATGGTAGTGTTTGGAAATACTATCAAGGACATAAAGTAAGAGAAACTGCCGACGGTGAACAAATTGCCCAATATGTCCACACCACCCCCGGAAGAATCATCTATAATAAAACCATTATTGATGCCTTAGATTTCGATTTAGTTTAA
- a CDS encoding SH3 domain-containing protein translates to MSPSSFFQFIVGFFLGIILFGAGIAGGAYFFLTSVATNPPKHLFTEEKSTPEKKVTPKPEEAKKEESPKPEEAKKEDSPSETEKLPAGAYKAKVTWSTGLSLRAEPNTSAERVGGVGYNAEIIILSTSDDKQWQKVRLPNSGEEGWVKSGNVEKINE, encoded by the coding sequence ATGAGTCCATCTAGCTTTTTCCAATTTATTGTTGGTTTCTTTTTAGGTATTATCTTATTTGGTGCTGGAATCGCCGGAGGGGCTTATTTTTTCTTAACCAGTGTAGCGACAAATCCCCCTAAACATTTGTTTACGGAAGAAAAATCTACCCCAGAAAAAAAAGTAACTCCTAAACCAGAGGAAGCTAAAAAAGAAGAATCCCCGAAACCAGAGGAAGCCAAAAAAGAAGATTCTCCTTCGGAGACAGAAAAATTACCTGCTGGAGCATATAAGGCAAAGGTTACATGGTCAACAGGCTTAAGTTTAAGGGCTGAACCTAATACCAGTGCGGAAAGAGTAGGAGGAGTAGGTTACAATGCTGAAATTATTATTTTAAGCACCAGTGACGATAAACAATGGCAAAAAGTCCGTCTTCCTAATAGTGGGGAAGAAGGTTGGGTTAAGTCGGGTAACGTAGAAAAAATCAATGAATAA
- the folK gene encoding 2-amino-4-hydroxy-6-hydroxymethyldihydropteridine diphosphokinase, whose translation MNSSIEPNKEKNYCAIALGSNLGDSLSILNDSVNRLVNSEGIEVILRSTWHKTKPMGPPQPDYLNGCIVIKTSYSPQELLMYLGSIEQEFGRERKERWGARTLDLDIIFYNDVVMKTDKLEIPHPRMRERLFVLIPLAEIAPQWIDPITKLTVSQLLDLCL comes from the coding sequence ATGAATAGTTCGATCGAACCTAACAAAGAGAAAAATTATTGTGCCATTGCCTTGGGAAGTAATTTAGGAGACAGTTTAAGTATTCTCAACGACAGCGTGAATAGACTAGTAAATAGTGAAGGAATTGAGGTTATTTTGCGTTCTACATGGCATAAAACCAAGCCGATGGGTCCCCCCCAGCCTGATTATTTAAACGGTTGTATCGTCATCAAAACCAGTTATTCACCCCAAGAATTATTAATGTACTTAGGCTCGATCGAACAGGAATTTGGACGAGAAAGAAAAGAAAGATGGGGGGCTAGAACTTTAGATTTAGATATAATTTTTTATAATGATGTAGTGATGAAAACTGATAAATTAGAAATACCTCATCCCAGAATGAGAGAAAGGCTTTTTGTGTTAATACCTTTAGCGGAAATAGCACCCCAATGGATTGATCCCATCACAAAATTAACCGTAAGTCAACTTTTAGATTTATGTTTATAA